In Chloroflexota bacterium, one genomic interval encodes:
- a CDS encoding exonuclease has protein sequence MLKQSFIHLPRVGKVTESEIWDAGIDSWTDFLHAKQLPSRIHGKRRHLRSLIQRSEEHYDLRDAAYFDKVLRPGEQWRLYADFRERAAFVDIETTGLSPERGIITMIGVLDADGYTAYVYDDNLADFREALEHYDLVITFNGAAFDLPYIEYHFGSIFKHVAHIDLRFPLKRAGFSGGLKAIEQRSGVGRPSELSALSGYDAVLLWRMWQRHGSDSARDTLIRYNAEDVASLPALAEIAYNRLTNRLQADVPRLPPSHRHEIDLPYDTDVIDYLTRAKSGLGSAF, from the coding sequence TTGCTGAAACAGTCATTCATCCATCTGCCGAGAGTGGGCAAGGTCACGGAGTCCGAAATCTGGGATGCGGGCATCGACAGCTGGACTGACTTTCTGCACGCGAAGCAGCTACCGTCGCGCATACATGGCAAGCGGCGCCACCTGCGGTCGCTGATCCAGCGCTCCGAAGAACACTACGACTTGCGCGATGCCGCCTACTTCGACAAAGTGTTACGTCCGGGCGAGCAGTGGCGGCTGTACGCGGACTTCCGCGAGCGTGCCGCATTCGTGGACATCGAGACGACGGGGTTATCTCCGGAGCGCGGAATCATCACGATGATAGGCGTGCTGGATGCCGACGGCTACACTGCTTACGTGTACGATGACAATCTAGCGGACTTCCGCGAAGCGTTAGAGCATTACGACCTTGTGATTACCTTCAACGGCGCGGCGTTCGACCTGCCGTATATCGAATACCACTTCGGCAGCATCTTCAAGCATGTGGCGCACATCGACCTGCGCTTCCCGCTAAAGCGCGCGGGCTTCTCAGGCGGGCTAAAGGCGATTGAGCAGCGTTCCGGTGTTGGCAGACCGTCCGAATTGAGCGCGCTGAGTGGCTATGACGCGGTGCTGTTATGGCGAATGTGGCAGCGGCACGGCAGCGACAGCGCGCGCGATACGCTGATCAGGTACAATGCCGAGGACGTGGCATCGCTGCCCGCGCTCGCCGAGATTGCGTACAATCGCCTGACGAATCGCTTGCAGGCAGATGTGCCGCGCTTGCCGCCATCCCACCGGCACGAAATCGACCTGCCATACGACACTGATGTGATAGATTACCTGACCCGCGCGAAGTCCGGGCTGGGGAGTGCGTTTTGA